In one window of Eubalaena glacialis isolate mEubGla1 chromosome 13, mEubGla1.1.hap2.+ XY, whole genome shotgun sequence DNA:
- the DEFB124 gene encoding beta-defensin 124 yields the protein MTQLLLLFVALLVLVHVPPGRSEFKRCWKGHGACRPYCTKYETYMHLCPDASLCCLPYGLKPLASKPENV from the exons ATGACACAGCTGCTTCTGCTTTTTGTGGCTCTCCTGGTCCTGGTTCATGTGCCGCCAG GGAGAAGTGAATTCAAACGGTGCTGGAAGGGCCACGGGGCCTGCCGGCCTTACTGCACAAAGTATGAAACCTACATGCACCTGTGCCCGGATGCCTCCCTGTGCTGTCTCCCATATGGACTTAAGCCTCTGGCCTCCAAGCCTGAAAATGTTTAG